A stretch of Hemicordylus capensis ecotype Gifberg chromosome 9, rHemCap1.1.pri, whole genome shotgun sequence DNA encodes these proteins:
- the PKD1L3 gene encoding polycystic kidney disease protein 1-like 3 isoform X8 — MKGRLGAAPPRRGCQQPWGSPGGSGSGCGSGRISPRGRRQGPPARSGVLRGRPGPATSWCACPGPLQPPGCGAGSTAASSSTPGASTARTSCRPAWAAGRRAGSGLPPRCPKKDSRATAGTVARDSRLTAGPSSRRGAASRRGGRRVWRSFSSPASLVSTGCPEMFLLLPGRRMACRRPRQRTEAASPSLTGAPASAPLSATQPGATAGPQSGAHLLSSTHGQPVAPPTTATQPALRTRPGRSTQEQPGSQLGTAAHHLPGHPPHTVAQAGSSGQPRPGTWAPSSPLSLPTLLRLGAPSSFQPGPGPGTQPRPASKAATESTGNPKQPSVPGASPCSPQGVPPGAEEQALEELLLQFNRTVQAPDRPLVLEGAAQDLENLTGSPQLLSRAAQASASHALLFLSSRLVQDVSACNVSCVSPAGVAAALFRALGGLLQALDTDRPGSSSGSQQQEGAALREALAALPLVQRALLLSHSPLLPESSLTVTSPALSTTLSSCSAASLPHTSYHLPQPTPLTVTFPSASALAPSLSPHSQVQVQVASFALNPFRRLDKMPMDSVASVDLVALEGPIHIQGLAEEIEIELGREVAAEASSPTALAGSFARFGLEVNITSAEDALLVAVKPRGPLQITLCLGSRPHSNSCLLNTTLPRGRWQEEGAYVWVVPPEKLHCGPGTCYISAEVAPGSQGHRDLSISTIRTGCYHWDSQQQAWSSRGCQVGPRSTLGSTHCLCSHLSFFGRVFLVLPHTVNLQQAGRLLSRVGRNPAGLALLSSLLLGYGAAFLWARWRQRRDAGKVKVTLLADNDARACYPYLVQVFTGFRPRASTSAKVTLTLYGAEGRSEAHLLQHPPSGPCLERGGMDAFLLATQKPLGDLHAIRLWHDNSGPSPSWFVHQVTVSALPARQKWHFLCDSWLAADLDDGQLDRVFVAASEKELLSFGHLFWAGLVERLTQEHLWLSVGTCSPWSPFTRLQRLSCCLALLLCSLLIHIMFWRAQQADDDDGPHSEPGPFLVTWQELVVSVEASALLLPLHLLVVSLFQLLQPPALLPLPPPAAASATGTRVLPPQQVSRAVRLLQELTETVGFLHKNRLCQHRGGAAGPWGSLEQVPELVAALCHLACSYLQCLGDPAETPPQGRACHLLRYLSHTVCDLEAQLRGLDGGHLLRPCDHLQAAEQLGQLRQRLQQQQQQPRPSPEDPRSPSCLPTPSSLRSSFPMEDPPAGWRPPLSRQLPRRWGFICWLLWGSTCLLAAFFTVLYSLELSRGQATHWALTILLSLLQSVLLLQPLKALALTVIFSLLRKREMGQGRAREQQLHRALGRLLRERPLPLTTAGRRDWSDPVYRPPTLRLRAQQTQPAEAKKQQQQQLYSLLQEIVVQVAFLAVLMVLSYTERSPSEFYLTDVLQKSFTPQLGRVQTPAQLYSWARSTLVPGVYGDSRGLAMNGNSFLVGSLRLRQIRAEGAPRRPGAAAPLPLRRPSTSHPEEAEEGSTPTWGPPSPAGGVQESAWIYQSEAALQESPVWGKLALYPGSGYLANLGTNASHAESSLRYLEQNRWLDRQTQALFVEFVVYNANVNLFCAVTLLLEANGGELGPAGLCPCHLPPAALVLRPGAGEEAWLCGEGAAESVCAGAEIREGSPGRGVGGESSQAAAAAAAPCPPRAAFLWGAQQCRLLAHRASA; from the exons ATGAAAGGCAGGCTCGGAGCCGCCCCGCCCAGGAGAGGGTGCCAGCAGCCATGGGGCTCCCCGGGGGGCTCTGGCTCTGGCTGTGGGTCGGGGCGCATCTCGCCCAGGGGCCGGCGGCAGGGCCCTCCTGCGCGCAGCGGGGTCCTCCGCGGGCGGCCGGGCCCTGCTACCAGCTGGTGCGCCTGCCCAGGGCCTTTGCAGCCGCCCGGCTGTGGTGCCGGCAGCACGGCGGCCAGCTCCTCCACCCCTGGGGCCAGCACGGCAAGGACTTCCTGCAGGCCCGCCTGGGCAGCGGGGAGAAGAGCTGGGTCGGGCCTGCCGCCGAGGTGCCCCAAGAAGGACAGCAGGGCCACAGCAGGGACCGTAGCCAGG GACTCTCGGCTGACTGCTGGGCCGTCGTCCAGACGGGGGGCCGCTTCCAGGCGAGGCGGGAGGCGTGTTTGGAGGAGCTTTTCTTCACCTGCCAGTTTG gtctcCACAGGATGCCCCGAGATGTTCCTTCTGCTCCCCGGCAG GAGGATGGCGTGCCGCCGCCCGAGGCAGAGGACTGAAGCGGCCTCCCCCAGCCTCACCGGAGCACCAGCGTCTGCCCCTCTGAGCGCCACCCAGCCAGGAGCCACCGCTGGTCCACAGTCTGGCGCCCACCTCCTGAGCAGCACCCACGGGCAGCCTGTGGCCCCGCCCACCACGGCCACCCAGCCAGCCCTCAGGACCAGGCCTGGGCGCAGCACCCAGGAGCAGCCGGGCAGCCAGCTGGGAACGGCCGCCCATCACCTGCCTGGCCACCCGCCTCACACCGTCGCCCAGGCAGGATCCAGCGGGCAGCCCCGGCCCGGCACCTGGgcccccagcagccccctgagcctgCCGACTCTTCTGCGCCTGGGAGCTCCCTCCAGCTTCCAGCCTGGGCCAGGGCCCGGCACGCAGCCCCGGCCCGCCAGCAAGGCAGCCACGGAGAGCACAGGCAACCCGAAGCAGCCTTCTGTCCCCGGAGCCTCCCCGTGCAGCCCGCAGGGCGTCCCACCTGGGGCCGAGGAACAG gccttggaggagctgctgctccaATTCAACCGGACTGTGCAGGCCCCGGACCGCCCGCTGGTGCTGGAGGGGGCAGCCCAGGACCTGGAGAACCTGACGGGCTCCCCCCAGCTGCTCTCCCGGGCTGCCCAG gctTCTGCCAGCCACGCCCTCCTCTTCCTGAGCTCCCGGCTGGTGCAAGACGTGTCGGCCTGCAATGTCTCCTGCGTCAGTCCTGCGGGGGTGGCTGCCGCTCTCTTCCGGGCCCTGGGCGGTCTCCTCCAGGCCCTGGATACGGACAGGCCTGGCAGCTCCAGTGGGAGCCAGCAACAg GAGGGGGCAGCCCTGAGGGAGGCCCTGGCCGCCCTGCCTCTCGTCCAGCGGGCGCTCCTGCTGAGCCACTCCCCGCTGCTCCCAGAGTCCTCTCTGACGGTGACCTCTCCTGCGCTCAGCACCACTCTCAGCAG ctgcagtgctgCCTCCCTGCCTCACACCTCCTACCACCTGCCTCAGCCGACGCCCCTGACGGTCACCTTCCCATCAGCCTCTGCTCTGGCCCCATCTCTGAGCCCACACAGCCAGGTGCAGGTCCAG GTGGCCTCCTTCGCGCTCAACCCTTTCAGGCGCCTGGACAAGATGCCCATGGACAGCGTGGCGAGTGTTGATCTCGTTGCCCTCGAGGGGCCCATCCACATCCAAGGCCTGGCGGAGGAAATAGAG attgAGCTTGGCCGGGAGGTGGCTGCTGAGGCCTCATCGCCCACTGCTCTGGCCGGCAGCTTTGCGCGCTTTGGCCTGGAGGTGAACATCACGTCGGCAGAAGATGCCTTGTTGGTTGCTGTGAAGCCCAGAGGCCCGCTCCAGATCACCTTGTGCCTGGGTTCCCGGCCCCACAGCAACAGCTGCCTCCTCAACACCACCCTGCCGAGGGGCAGATGGCAAGAGG AGGGCGCCTACGTGTGGGTGGTCCCCCCAGAGAAGCTGCACTGCGGTCCAGGCACCTGCTACATCTCTGCAGAGGTGGCCCCCGGATCCCAAGGCCACCGGGACCTCTCCATCAGCACCATCCGCACGGGCTGCTACCACTGGGACAGCCAGCAGCAGGCCTGGAGCAGCCGCGGATGCCAG gtgGGCCCCCGGAGCACCCTGGGCAGCACCCActgcctctgcagccacctcAGCTTCTTCGGCCGCGTCTTCCTGGTCCTTCCGCACACGGTCAACCTTCAGCAAGCCGGCCGGCTCCTGAGCCGCGTGGGCCGGAACCCAGCCGGGCTGGCCTTGCTGAGCAGCCTCTTGCTGGGCTACGGAGCGGCCTTCCTTTGGGCCCGCTGGAGGCAGAGGAGGGATGCGGGGAAG GTGAAGGTCACGCTCCTGGCAGACAACGATGCCCGCGCCTGCTACCCCTACCTGGTCCAAGTCTTCACAGGCTTCCGCCCACGGGCAAGCACCTCGGCCAAG GTCACCCTGACCCTCTACGGGGCGGAAGGACGGAGTGAGGCTCACCTCCTGCAGCACCCGCCGAGTGGGCCCTGCTTGGAGCGGGGGGGGATGGACGCCTTCCTCCTCGCCACGCAGAAGCCCCTGGGGGACCTGCACGCCATCCGCCTCTGGCACGACAACTCGGGGCCCAGCCCTAGCTG GTTTGTGCACCAGGTGACGGTCAGTGCCCTGCCAGCCAGGCAGAAGTGGCACTTCCTGTGCGATTCCTGGCTGGCAGCCGACCTGGACGATGGCCAGCTGGACAGGGTCTTCGTAGCCGCCTCCGAGAAGGAGCTGCTCTCCTTTGG acacCTGTTCTGGGCAGGGCTGGTGGAGAGGCTGACCCAGGAGCACCTGTGGCTGTCGGTGGGGACCTGCTCGCCCTGGAGCCCCTTCACCCGCCTCCAGAGGctctcctgctgcctggccctcctcctctgctcactgctCATCCACATCATGTTCTGGAGAGCACAGCAGGCCGACGACGACGACGGGCCCCACTCCGAGCCAG GGCCCTTCCTGGTGACTTGGCAGGAGCTGGTGGTGAGCGTGGAGGCCTCCGCCTTGCTCCTGCCGCTGCACCTGCTGGTCGTGTCCCTCTTCCAGCTGCTCCagccccctgccctgctgccgctgccgcctcctgctgctgcctcagccACCGGCACCAGAGTCCTGCCTCCCCAGCAGGTCTCCAGAGCCGTGCGCCTCCTGCAG GAGCTGACAGAGACGGTGGGCTTCCTCCACAAGAACCGGCTCTGCCAGCACAGAGGAGGCGCCGCCGGACCCTGGGGGTCTCTGGAGCAAGTGCCTGAGCTGGTGGCTGCCCTCTGCCACCTCGCCTGCTCCTACCTCCAGTGCCTGGGGGACCCAGCGGAGACACCCCCACAGG GAAGGGCCTGCCACCTGCTCCGCTACCTCAGCCACACGGTCTGCGACTTGGAGGCCCAGCTGCGTGGCCTGGACGGGGGCCACCTCCTTCGTCCCTGTGACCACCTGCAGGCAGCGGAGCAACTAGGCCAACTCCGGCAgcgcctgcagcagcagcagcagcagccccggcCCAGCCCTGAGGACCCCCGGAG cccttcctgcctccccacacccaGCAGCCTCCGCAGCAGCTTCCCCATGGAGGACCCCCCCGCCGGGTGGAGGCCGCCCCTCTCCCGCCAGCTCCCCCGGAGGTGGGGCTTCATCTGCTGGCTGCTTTGGGggagcacctgcctgctggcCGCCTTCTTCACGGTGCTGTacagcctggagctgagcagGGGTCAGGCCACCCACTGGGCCCTCAccatcctgctctccctgctgcagAGCGTCCTCCTGCTCCAGCCCCTGAAG GCGCTGGCGCTGACTGTCATCTTCTCGCTGCTGCGGAAGAGGGAGATGGGGCAAGGCCGAGCACGGGAGCAGCAGCTGCATCGGGCCCTTGGCCGCCTCCTCAGGG aaagGCCCCTGCCCTTGACCACTGCTGGCCGAAGGGACTGGAGCGACCCCGTCTACAGGCCTCCCACCCTCAGGCTGAGGGCGCAGCAGACGCAGCCGGCGGAGgcgaagaagcagcagcagcagcagctgtactCCTTGCTCCAAGAGATCGTAG TGCAAGTGGCGTTCCTGGCCGTGCTGATGGTGCTCAGCTACACGGAGAGGAGCCCCAGTGAATTCTACCTGACTGACGTCCTCCAGAAGAGCTTCACGCCCCAGCTGGGCCGCGTCCAGACCCCAGCGCAGCTCTACTCCTGGGCCAGGAGCACGCTAGTGCCCGGCGTCTATGGCGATTCCAgag GTCTGGCCATGAACGGAAACTCTTTCCTTGTGGGCAGCCTGCGGCTGCGGCAGATCCGGGCTGAGGGAGCCCCACGGAGGCCTGGAGCggctgcccccctgcccctgcgCCGGCCCTCCACCAGCCACccggaggaggcagaggaggggtCCACTCCCACCTGGGGGCCTCCTAGCCCAGCTGGGGGCGTGCAGGAGAGTGCCTGGATATACCAGAGCGAGGCCGCCCTGCAGGAGTCTCCCGTCTGGGGGAAGCTCGCTCTCTACCCTGGCAGCGGCTACCTGGCAAACCTTGGCACAAATGCCAGCCATGCCGAGAG CTCCCTTCGGTACTTGGAGCAGAATCGTTGGCTCGACAGGCAGACGCAGGCCCTCTTCGTGGAATTTGTGGTCTACAACGCAAACGTCAACCTCTTCTGCGCAGTCACGCTGCTCCTGGAAGCCAACGGCGGAG AGCTTGGTCCAGCTGGCCTGTGCCCATGTc
- the PKD1L3 gene encoding polycystic kidney disease protein 1-like 3 isoform X11 — translation MKGRLGAAPPRRGCQQPWGSPGGSGSGCGSGRISPRGRRQGPPARSGVLRGRPGPATSWCACPGPLQPPGCGAGSTAASSSTPGASTARTSCRPAWAAGRRAGSGLPPRCPKKDSRATAGTVARDSRLTAGPSSRRGAASRRGGRRVWRSFSSPASLVSTGCPEMFLLLPGRRMACRRPRQRTEAASPSLTGAPASAPLSATQPGATAGPQSGAHLLSSTHGQPVAPPTTATQPALRTRPGRSTQEQPGSQLGTAAHHLPGHPPHTVAQAGSSGQPRPGTWAPSSPLSLPTLLRLGAPSSFQPGPGPGTQPRPASKAATESTGNPKQPSVPGASPCSPQGVPPGAEEQALEELLLQFNRTVQAPDRPLVLEGAAQDLENLTGSPQLLSRAAQASASHALLFLSSRLVQDVSACNVSCVSPAGVAAALFRALGGLLQALDTDRPGSSSGSQQQEGAALREALAALPLVQRALLLSHSPLLPESSLTVTSPALSTTLSSCSAASLPHTSYHLPQPTPLTVTFPSASALAPSLSPHSQVQVQVASFALNPFRRLDKMPMDSVASVDLVALEGPIHIQGLAEEIEIELGREVAAEASSPTALAGSFARFGLEVNITSAEDALLVAVKPRGPLQITLCLGSRPHSNSCLLNTTLPRGRWQEEGAYVWVVPPEKLHCGPGTCYISAEVAPGSQGHRDLSISTIRTGCYHWDSQQQAWSSRGCQVGPRSTLGSTHCLCSHLSFFGRVFLVLPHTVNLQQAGRLLSRVGRNPAGLALLSSLLLGYGAAFLWARWRQRRDAGKVKVTLLADNDARACYPYLVQVFTGFRPRASTSAKVTLTLYGAEGRSEAHLLQHPPSGPCLERGGMDAFLLATQKPLGDLHAIRLWHDNSGPSPSWFVHQVTVSALPARQKWHFLCDSWLAADLDDGQLDRVFVAASEKELLSFGHLFWAGLVERLTQEHLWLSVGTCSPWSPFTRLQRLSCCLALLLCSLLIHIMFWRAQQADDDDGPHSEPGPFLVTWQELVVSVEASALLLPLHLLVVSLFQLLQPPALLPLPPPAAASATGTRVLPPQQVSRAVRLLQELTETVGFLHKNRLCQHRGGAAGPWGSLEQVPELVAALCHLACSYLQCLGDPAETPPQGRACHLLRYLSHTVCDLEAQLRGLDGGHLLRPCDHLQAAEQLGQLRQRLQQQQQQPRPSPEDPRSPSCLPTPSSLRSSFPMEDPPAGWRPPLSRQLPRRWGFICWLLWGSTCLLAAFFTVLYSLELSRGQATHWALTILLSLLQSVLLLQPLKALALTVIFSLLRKREMGQGRAREQQLHRALGRLLRERPLPLTTAGRRDWSDPVYRPPTLRLRAQQTQPAEAKKQQQQQLYSLLQEIVVQVAFLAVLMVLSYTERSPSEFYLTDVLQKSFTPQLGRVQTPAQLYSWARSTLVPGVYGDSRGLAMNGNSFLVGSLRLRQIRAEGAPRRPGAAAPLPLRRPSTSHPEEAEEGSTPTWGPPSPAGGVQESAWIYQSEAALQESPVWGKLALYPGSGYLANLGTNASHAESSLRYLEQNRWLDRQTQALFVEFVVYNANVNLFCAVTLLLEANGGELGPAGLCPCHLPPAALVLRPGAVQPHVWVEHLQLQGLSGRGCDHRGPAGGDL, via the exons ATGAAAGGCAGGCTCGGAGCCGCCCCGCCCAGGAGAGGGTGCCAGCAGCCATGGGGCTCCCCGGGGGGCTCTGGCTCTGGCTGTGGGTCGGGGCGCATCTCGCCCAGGGGCCGGCGGCAGGGCCCTCCTGCGCGCAGCGGGGTCCTCCGCGGGCGGCCGGGCCCTGCTACCAGCTGGTGCGCCTGCCCAGGGCCTTTGCAGCCGCCCGGCTGTGGTGCCGGCAGCACGGCGGCCAGCTCCTCCACCCCTGGGGCCAGCACGGCAAGGACTTCCTGCAGGCCCGCCTGGGCAGCGGGGAGAAGAGCTGGGTCGGGCCTGCCGCCGAGGTGCCCCAAGAAGGACAGCAGGGCCACAGCAGGGACCGTAGCCAGG GACTCTCGGCTGACTGCTGGGCCGTCGTCCAGACGGGGGGCCGCTTCCAGGCGAGGCGGGAGGCGTGTTTGGAGGAGCTTTTCTTCACCTGCCAGTTTG gtctcCACAGGATGCCCCGAGATGTTCCTTCTGCTCCCCGGCAG GAGGATGGCGTGCCGCCGCCCGAGGCAGAGGACTGAAGCGGCCTCCCCCAGCCTCACCGGAGCACCAGCGTCTGCCCCTCTGAGCGCCACCCAGCCAGGAGCCACCGCTGGTCCACAGTCTGGCGCCCACCTCCTGAGCAGCACCCACGGGCAGCCTGTGGCCCCGCCCACCACGGCCACCCAGCCAGCCCTCAGGACCAGGCCTGGGCGCAGCACCCAGGAGCAGCCGGGCAGCCAGCTGGGAACGGCCGCCCATCACCTGCCTGGCCACCCGCCTCACACCGTCGCCCAGGCAGGATCCAGCGGGCAGCCCCGGCCCGGCACCTGGgcccccagcagccccctgagcctgCCGACTCTTCTGCGCCTGGGAGCTCCCTCCAGCTTCCAGCCTGGGCCAGGGCCCGGCACGCAGCCCCGGCCCGCCAGCAAGGCAGCCACGGAGAGCACAGGCAACCCGAAGCAGCCTTCTGTCCCCGGAGCCTCCCCGTGCAGCCCGCAGGGCGTCCCACCTGGGGCCGAGGAACAG gccttggaggagctgctgctccaATTCAACCGGACTGTGCAGGCCCCGGACCGCCCGCTGGTGCTGGAGGGGGCAGCCCAGGACCTGGAGAACCTGACGGGCTCCCCCCAGCTGCTCTCCCGGGCTGCCCAG gctTCTGCCAGCCACGCCCTCCTCTTCCTGAGCTCCCGGCTGGTGCAAGACGTGTCGGCCTGCAATGTCTCCTGCGTCAGTCCTGCGGGGGTGGCTGCCGCTCTCTTCCGGGCCCTGGGCGGTCTCCTCCAGGCCCTGGATACGGACAGGCCTGGCAGCTCCAGTGGGAGCCAGCAACAg GAGGGGGCAGCCCTGAGGGAGGCCCTGGCCGCCCTGCCTCTCGTCCAGCGGGCGCTCCTGCTGAGCCACTCCCCGCTGCTCCCAGAGTCCTCTCTGACGGTGACCTCTCCTGCGCTCAGCACCACTCTCAGCAG ctgcagtgctgCCTCCCTGCCTCACACCTCCTACCACCTGCCTCAGCCGACGCCCCTGACGGTCACCTTCCCATCAGCCTCTGCTCTGGCCCCATCTCTGAGCCCACACAGCCAGGTGCAGGTCCAG GTGGCCTCCTTCGCGCTCAACCCTTTCAGGCGCCTGGACAAGATGCCCATGGACAGCGTGGCGAGTGTTGATCTCGTTGCCCTCGAGGGGCCCATCCACATCCAAGGCCTGGCGGAGGAAATAGAG attgAGCTTGGCCGGGAGGTGGCTGCTGAGGCCTCATCGCCCACTGCTCTGGCCGGCAGCTTTGCGCGCTTTGGCCTGGAGGTGAACATCACGTCGGCAGAAGATGCCTTGTTGGTTGCTGTGAAGCCCAGAGGCCCGCTCCAGATCACCTTGTGCCTGGGTTCCCGGCCCCACAGCAACAGCTGCCTCCTCAACACCACCCTGCCGAGGGGCAGATGGCAAGAGG AGGGCGCCTACGTGTGGGTGGTCCCCCCAGAGAAGCTGCACTGCGGTCCAGGCACCTGCTACATCTCTGCAGAGGTGGCCCCCGGATCCCAAGGCCACCGGGACCTCTCCATCAGCACCATCCGCACGGGCTGCTACCACTGGGACAGCCAGCAGCAGGCCTGGAGCAGCCGCGGATGCCAG gtgGGCCCCCGGAGCACCCTGGGCAGCACCCActgcctctgcagccacctcAGCTTCTTCGGCCGCGTCTTCCTGGTCCTTCCGCACACGGTCAACCTTCAGCAAGCCGGCCGGCTCCTGAGCCGCGTGGGCCGGAACCCAGCCGGGCTGGCCTTGCTGAGCAGCCTCTTGCTGGGCTACGGAGCGGCCTTCCTTTGGGCCCGCTGGAGGCAGAGGAGGGATGCGGGGAAG GTGAAGGTCACGCTCCTGGCAGACAACGATGCCCGCGCCTGCTACCCCTACCTGGTCCAAGTCTTCACAGGCTTCCGCCCACGGGCAAGCACCTCGGCCAAG GTCACCCTGACCCTCTACGGGGCGGAAGGACGGAGTGAGGCTCACCTCCTGCAGCACCCGCCGAGTGGGCCCTGCTTGGAGCGGGGGGGGATGGACGCCTTCCTCCTCGCCACGCAGAAGCCCCTGGGGGACCTGCACGCCATCCGCCTCTGGCACGACAACTCGGGGCCCAGCCCTAGCTG GTTTGTGCACCAGGTGACGGTCAGTGCCCTGCCAGCCAGGCAGAAGTGGCACTTCCTGTGCGATTCCTGGCTGGCAGCCGACCTGGACGATGGCCAGCTGGACAGGGTCTTCGTAGCCGCCTCCGAGAAGGAGCTGCTCTCCTTTGG acacCTGTTCTGGGCAGGGCTGGTGGAGAGGCTGACCCAGGAGCACCTGTGGCTGTCGGTGGGGACCTGCTCGCCCTGGAGCCCCTTCACCCGCCTCCAGAGGctctcctgctgcctggccctcctcctctgctcactgctCATCCACATCATGTTCTGGAGAGCACAGCAGGCCGACGACGACGACGGGCCCCACTCCGAGCCAG GGCCCTTCCTGGTGACTTGGCAGGAGCTGGTGGTGAGCGTGGAGGCCTCCGCCTTGCTCCTGCCGCTGCACCTGCTGGTCGTGTCCCTCTTCCAGCTGCTCCagccccctgccctgctgccgctgccgcctcctgctgctgcctcagccACCGGCACCAGAGTCCTGCCTCCCCAGCAGGTCTCCAGAGCCGTGCGCCTCCTGCAG GAGCTGACAGAGACGGTGGGCTTCCTCCACAAGAACCGGCTCTGCCAGCACAGAGGAGGCGCCGCCGGACCCTGGGGGTCTCTGGAGCAAGTGCCTGAGCTGGTGGCTGCCCTCTGCCACCTCGCCTGCTCCTACCTCCAGTGCCTGGGGGACCCAGCGGAGACACCCCCACAGG GAAGGGCCTGCCACCTGCTCCGCTACCTCAGCCACACGGTCTGCGACTTGGAGGCCCAGCTGCGTGGCCTGGACGGGGGCCACCTCCTTCGTCCCTGTGACCACCTGCAGGCAGCGGAGCAACTAGGCCAACTCCGGCAgcgcctgcagcagcagcagcagcagccccggcCCAGCCCTGAGGACCCCCGGAG cccttcctgcctccccacacccaGCAGCCTCCGCAGCAGCTTCCCCATGGAGGACCCCCCCGCCGGGTGGAGGCCGCCCCTCTCCCGCCAGCTCCCCCGGAGGTGGGGCTTCATCTGCTGGCTGCTTTGGGggagcacctgcctgctggcCGCCTTCTTCACGGTGCTGTacagcctggagctgagcagGGGTCAGGCCACCCACTGGGCCCTCAccatcctgctctccctgctgcagAGCGTCCTCCTGCTCCAGCCCCTGAAG GCGCTGGCGCTGACTGTCATCTTCTCGCTGCTGCGGAAGAGGGAGATGGGGCAAGGCCGAGCACGGGAGCAGCAGCTGCATCGGGCCCTTGGCCGCCTCCTCAGGG aaagGCCCCTGCCCTTGACCACTGCTGGCCGAAGGGACTGGAGCGACCCCGTCTACAGGCCTCCCACCCTCAGGCTGAGGGCGCAGCAGACGCAGCCGGCGGAGgcgaagaagcagcagcagcagcagctgtactCCTTGCTCCAAGAGATCGTAG TGCAAGTGGCGTTCCTGGCCGTGCTGATGGTGCTCAGCTACACGGAGAGGAGCCCCAGTGAATTCTACCTGACTGACGTCCTCCAGAAGAGCTTCACGCCCCAGCTGGGCCGCGTCCAGACCCCAGCGCAGCTCTACTCCTGGGCCAGGAGCACGCTAGTGCCCGGCGTCTATGGCGATTCCAgag GTCTGGCCATGAACGGAAACTCTTTCCTTGTGGGCAGCCTGCGGCTGCGGCAGATCCGGGCTGAGGGAGCCCCACGGAGGCCTGGAGCggctgcccccctgcccctgcgCCGGCCCTCCACCAGCCACccggaggaggcagaggaggggtCCACTCCCACCTGGGGGCCTCCTAGCCCAGCTGGGGGCGTGCAGGAGAGTGCCTGGATATACCAGAGCGAGGCCGCCCTGCAGGAGTCTCCCGTCTGGGGGAAGCTCGCTCTCTACCCTGGCAGCGGCTACCTGGCAAACCTTGGCACAAATGCCAGCCATGCCGAGAG CTCCCTTCGGTACTTGGAGCAGAATCGTTGGCTCGACAGGCAGACGCAGGCCCTCTTCGTGGAATTTGTGGTCTACAACGCAAACGTCAACCTCTTCTGCGCAGTCACGCTGCTCCTGGAAGCCAACGGCGGAG AGCTTGGTCCAGCTGGCCTGTGCCCATGTc